In Terriglobus sp. TAA 43, a single window of DNA contains:
- a CDS encoding endo-1,4-beta-xylanase codes for MSETHSFSRRELLQGASMLAATTAMTALTGCGPKRSSSSGHGLPGVDVSGSHSLKAHAMDARMLFGFAVNTQKLRDDAAYRALVEQQCSIIVAENAMKWQALRPAIDQFSFADADALVEFAASRHIRLRGHNLCWHEALPEWFAKQVTAVNARQLLRDHIRTVAGRYAGRMHSWDVVNEAIDVKDGRPDGLRNTPWLQLIGTDYIEMAFRVARDADPSALLTYNEYGIEQETQDAAMKRAAVLLMLRRLKQRNVPLDAVGIQSHLQAQSAYGTGLQRFVRDCREIGLEVFLTEMDVNDRTLPSDIATRDITVARLYRSYLDLLLPERNVTAVLTWGVSDAGTWLNNGKDRAREDGLPQRPLLFDDHLRAKPAFVAVRETFDARRQAGALRSTPTPQKPLPKL; via the coding sequence ATGTCTGAGACGCATTCTTTTAGCCGCAGAGAGTTGTTGCAGGGGGCGTCAATGTTGGCGGCCACTACCGCGATGACTGCGTTGACAGGATGTGGACCCAAGCGGTCGTCGAGTTCTGGGCACGGATTGCCGGGCGTGGATGTGAGCGGATCACACTCGTTGAAGGCACATGCGATGGATGCGCGGATGCTGTTTGGCTTCGCGGTGAACACGCAGAAGTTACGCGACGATGCAGCCTATCGCGCTCTTGTGGAGCAACAGTGCAGCATTATCGTGGCCGAAAATGCGATGAAGTGGCAGGCACTGCGTCCGGCCATCGATCAGTTCTCCTTCGCAGATGCGGATGCATTGGTGGAATTTGCCGCTAGCCGTCATATCCGTTTGCGAGGCCATAACCTTTGCTGGCACGAGGCGTTGCCGGAGTGGTTTGCGAAACAGGTAACGGCGGTGAACGCACGTCAGTTACTGCGGGATCATATTCGCACTGTTGCTGGTCGCTATGCCGGGCGGATGCATTCCTGGGATGTGGTGAATGAGGCGATCGATGTGAAGGATGGTCGTCCAGATGGCCTTCGCAACACACCCTGGCTGCAACTGATTGGCACGGATTACATCGAGATGGCGTTTCGTGTGGCGCGCGATGCCGATCCGTCGGCCCTGCTGACATACAACGAATACGGCATTGAGCAGGAGACCCAGGACGCTGCCATGAAGCGTGCGGCGGTTCTGCTGATGTTGCGTCGGTTGAAGCAGCGGAATGTGCCATTGGACGCCGTTGGCATTCAGTCTCATTTGCAGGCGCAGTCCGCGTACGGAACTGGTTTACAGCGGTTTGTTCGTGATTGCCGTGAGATCGGTCTGGAGGTCTTTCTCACGGAAATGGACGTGAATGACCGAACGCTGCCATCGGATATTGCGACTCGGGATATCACCGTTGCCAGGCTCTATCGCAGCTACCTGGATCTTCTGCTGCCTGAAAGAAATGTGACGGCCGTGCTGACATGGGGCGTTTCAGATGCGGGAACTTGGTTGAATAACGGTAAGGATCGGGCGAGGGAAGACGGCTTACCCCAGCGACCTCTGCTATTTGACGATCATCTGCGTGCCAAACCGGCATTTGTGGCGGTGCGGGAGACGTTTGATGCACGACGGCAGGCGGGTGCCTTGCGAAGTACCCCGACACCGCAGAAACCACTGCCGAAACTGTAG
- a CDS encoding flagellin: MLNSTTSLQQMLSSLSNLSDQQTRISQEMSSGLRITSLGDDPVASGQAVIMADTLRQDGAFLSTASNATNRMQAADTALGSVVSQLTSAISTATGALNDTGNATTRNISAQSLAAIRDSILSLANSSYGGAYLFSGSSAAVPFSEDASGNVTYTGNQDITSVALTSGGSVNTSLPGSSVFTASGTSVFDALNNIITALQSGTTTNATSLVSGLRDALNGVISQRSVLNSAQSRLSGESDYITAQKTNVLAQQSTLLSADTPTLATELSAVTTQRSALLSTIAAMQKGSLFDYL, translated from the coding sequence ATGTTGAATAGCACGACCTCGCTGCAACAGATGCTTTCGTCGCTCTCCAATCTGAGCGATCAGCAGACACGCATCTCGCAGGAAATGTCATCCGGTCTCCGCATTACTTCGCTGGGTGATGATCCCGTGGCGTCGGGCCAGGCGGTTATCATGGCCGATACCTTGCGACAGGATGGGGCGTTTCTGTCCACAGCCAGCAATGCGACGAATCGCATGCAAGCTGCTGATACTGCGTTGGGCTCTGTTGTGTCGCAGCTGACCTCGGCTATCAGCACTGCAACGGGGGCGCTGAACGATACGGGGAACGCAACGACTCGTAACATTAGTGCGCAGTCACTGGCTGCTATTCGTGACTCGATCCTCTCGCTTGCGAACAGTAGTTATGGTGGCGCATATCTGTTTTCCGGATCTTCCGCCGCAGTCCCTTTCTCTGAAGATGCGTCTGGAAATGTGACCTATACCGGTAATCAAGACATCACAAGTGTTGCGCTGACATCTGGCGGGTCTGTAAATACCTCTCTTCCAGGGAGCAGCGTTTTCACTGCTTCCGGAACGTCTGTATTTGATGCCTTAAATAACATCATTACCGCACTACAGAGCGGGACGACGACAAATGCTACATCGTTAGTAAGCGGCTTACGGGACGCACTGAATGGTGTCATTTCGCAACGTTCCGTTTTGAATTCTGCGCAGAGTCGCCTTTCGGGGGAGAGCGATTACATCACGGCACAGAAGACCAATGTTCTGGCACAACAATCCACACTGCTGTCTGCGGATACACCGACGCTTGCAACGGAGCTTTCGGCTGTGACTACGCAACGTTCTGCCTTGCTGAGCACGATCGCCGCGATGCAAAAGGGAAGCCTCTTCGACTATCTCTAA
- the flgK gene encoding flagellar hook-associated protein FlgK, whose amino-acid sequence MGSLIGLLHLSSSALAADQAALSATASNISNQNTDGYTRRVASFSDTDTVNVNGVSTSSGVTATITAQRDRVLQRSLQQATEASSASTARTTALDNLQSLFTIDSSGDDASGIGAAISNFFNSMTSLASSPSDTNARQTVYTAAQALVTTMNRTASQVSSQTASLNQQISISVDQVNSLLMNIASLNKQIQQSGGQDTDGLQDQRDQAVLSLSKLVDVNTVSAPDGTVNLSLSDGTPLLSGTQAINMGTATVNGNVHILSNGNDVTGSILSGSIGGLLQVRDQDIPAVQQQLDAVAAAIASAVNAQNAAGTDASGNAGGNVFSGSTAATLQLAISSGAGIAASSDGSNAAAMGAVASQAIVGSLTGAGAFSAMITSLGQTVSGASVTKSANDAVLTQTSTQVANVSGVSLDTEAANLTQYQRSYEAAAKVLSIVNELMAQAINLGQQTTAS is encoded by the coding sequence ATGGGCTCTTTAATCGGTCTGCTTCATCTCAGCTCAAGCGCCCTCGCAGCGGACCAGGCCGCGCTTTCTGCGACCGCTTCGAACATCAGCAATCAAAATACCGATGGCTACACGCGCCGTGTTGCCAGTTTTTCCGATACAGACACGGTGAATGTAAACGGTGTGTCGACCAGTTCTGGGGTTACGGCGACCATTACGGCACAACGGGACCGTGTTTTGCAGCGATCCTTGCAACAAGCTACGGAGGCGTCAAGCGCCAGCACCGCCCGGACGACTGCGCTGGATAATCTGCAGTCGTTATTCACGATCGATAGCTCTGGTGATGATGCGTCGGGGATTGGTGCTGCCATCAGCAACTTCTTTAACAGTATGACCTCGCTTGCATCGTCGCCGTCGGATACCAACGCGCGGCAGACCGTCTACACCGCTGCGCAGGCGCTGGTTACGACGATGAATCGGACGGCTTCGCAAGTATCCTCGCAAACGGCATCGCTGAATCAACAAATTAGTATCTCTGTGGATCAGGTCAACAGTCTCCTCATGAACATTGCATCGCTGAACAAACAGATTCAGCAATCTGGGGGACAGGACACGGATGGCTTGCAGGATCAGCGCGACCAGGCAGTTCTTTCACTTTCAAAATTGGTCGATGTAAATACGGTTAGTGCACCAGATGGAACGGTGAATCTCTCACTGTCTGATGGAACACCTTTATTGAGTGGCACGCAGGCGATCAATATGGGCACAGCTACAGTGAATGGCAATGTTCACATTCTTTCGAATGGAAATGACGTCACAGGATCCATTCTCTCGGGTAGCATAGGCGGCCTGTTGCAGGTTCGGGACCAGGATATTCCCGCCGTACAGCAACAGTTGGATGCGGTCGCCGCTGCGATTGCGTCTGCAGTGAATGCTCAGAACGCTGCTGGAACCGATGCCAGTGGGAATGCCGGAGGCAATGTCTTCTCTGGCAGCACGGCAGCGACGTTACAGCTAGCCATCAGCAGCGGCGCTGGCATTGCGGCATCTTCAGATGGAAGCAATGCTGCCGCCATGGGGGCAGTAGCATCACAGGCAATCGTGGGTTCACTAACGGGGGCCGGAGCATTCTCAGCGATGATCACATCGTTGGGACAAACAGTATCGGGTGCCAGCGTAACCAAGTCCGCCAACGATGCCGTCCTGACGCAAACGTCGACGCAGGTAGCGAATGTGTCAGGCGTTTCGTTGGATACGGAAGCCGCAAACCTGACGCAGTATCAGCGTTCGTACGAGGCGGCGGCGAAGGTGCTTTCTATTGTGAACGAGTTAATGGCGCAGGCGATCAACCTTGGTCAGCAGACCACCGCCTCGTAG
- the flgM gene encoding flagellar biosynthesis anti-sigma factor FlgM, producing the protein MTQTNGIGSSALTNGLVDRAERASQADKQSKTSAADVSKAQASQDVANFSGAGSVLAVASANADDVRADRVASLKAAVDSGNYHVSAGAVADKLLTSMLE; encoded by the coding sequence ATGACGCAGACGAATGGGATCGGAAGTAGCGCACTGACGAACGGATTGGTCGATCGGGCGGAGCGCGCGTCACAGGCGGACAAGCAGTCTAAAACGAGTGCTGCAGACGTTTCTAAAGCACAGGCTTCGCAGGATGTTGCCAACTTTAGCGGCGCGGGCAGTGTTCTTGCAGTGGCGTCTGCTAATGCCGATGATGTACGCGCGGATCGCGTGGCCTCTTTGAAGGCCGCGGTTGACTCCGGAAACTATCACGTCTCCGCGGGTGCAGTGGCGGACAAACTTTTGACTTCGATGCTGGAATAG
- a CDS encoding flagellar basal body P-ring protein FlgI, with translation MAALLLLAQRRLLADPVPTAVQRQARIKDIASIEGIRENQLVGYGIVVGLNGTGDSQQTAFPAQTLAATLLRMGVSIPATSIRVQNMAAVFISASLPPFARSGTRIDLTVSSAGDARSLEGGLLLMTPLYGADGKIYAEAQGPLVLGGYSVSTNGNSKSMNHPTTARVPQGGSVERGVALEIAGKTSFMFLLQDADFHSAESVASAINKELARPAAHAINSRSVELQVKTGEDVPELLSRVEAIEVALYPKAKVVVNERTGTVVIGGNVVLQPASILHGGLAVNIVSEFEVSQPNSFSQGQTKVVQQTQVDVKDKPVNRIDLKGGSTVEDLVRSLQMIGASARDVISILQAMKSAGAMEAEIEVL, from the coding sequence ATGGCCGCATTACTATTGCTGGCCCAGCGTCGACTTCTTGCTGACCCTGTTCCTACCGCTGTGCAGCGGCAAGCGCGCATTAAGGACATCGCATCCATTGAAGGCATTCGCGAAAACCAACTTGTTGGTTATGGAATTGTCGTAGGTCTGAATGGAACAGGGGACAGTCAGCAGACGGCATTTCCTGCACAGACGCTGGCGGCGACTCTACTGCGCATGGGGGTTAGCATTCCAGCCACTTCCATCCGCGTGCAGAATATGGCGGCTGTGTTTATTTCGGCATCGCTGCCACCGTTTGCACGATCGGGAACACGGATTGACCTGACCGTTTCTTCTGCCGGTGATGCTCGCAGTCTGGAGGGTGGCCTTCTTTTGATGACGCCGCTCTATGGTGCTGATGGCAAGATTTATGCGGAAGCGCAAGGGCCGCTTGTACTTGGTGGATATTCAGTTTCCACCAATGGAAACAGTAAGTCGATGAACCACCCAACGACAGCGCGGGTTCCCCAGGGAGGTTCCGTGGAACGCGGTGTTGCTCTGGAGATTGCGGGCAAGACGAGCTTTATGTTCCTGCTGCAGGACGCAGATTTTCATAGTGCGGAGTCGGTTGCGTCTGCGATCAACAAGGAGTTGGCACGTCCTGCCGCACATGCCATTAACAGCCGCAGCGTGGAATTGCAGGTGAAGACTGGCGAAGATGTGCCGGAACTGCTGTCCCGCGTGGAAGCAATTGAGGTTGCACTGTACCCCAAAGCGAAGGTTGTGGTGAATGAACGAACCGGGACGGTGGTTATCGGCGGAAATGTGGTGTTGCAGCCGGCATCTATTCTGCACGGTGGTCTTGCAGTGAACATCGTGAGTGAGTTTGAGGTGTCGCAGCCCAATTCGTTTTCGCAGGGGCAGACGAAGGTAGTGCAGCAGACGCAGGTGGACGTGAAGGACAAGCCCGTGAATCGCATCGATCTGAAAGGTGGTTCGACGGTGGAGGACCTTGTACGGAGCCTGCAGATGATTGGGGCATCGGCGCGTGATGTGATCTCCATTCTCCAGGCGATGAAGTCTGCCGGGGCCATGGAAGCAGAGATTGAGGTGCTGTGA
- a CDS encoding flagellar basal body L-ring protein FlgH, whose protein sequence is MNRTNVSLHRLQYRFIATSAGALLLLGIVVMHGQAKVVTASSATRSAKDPAAGSLDEYLRRVHAESMANQPAAGAIWTDGSRFSRLSADVRALQPHDLVQVVVSEGLQSSTDGTVKGSRSSSASSAVSALFQKLSAASAAQNLINMNAQSALNAQGQSENNSSLSTVLGGEVIEVLPNGMLLIEAARQVEFSQQTQTVVLRGLVRPEDISQANRVLSTSISDLTLQVRGHGIVTDYTHRPNVLVRLLQHALIF, encoded by the coding sequence GTGAACCGCACGAATGTATCGCTGCACAGGCTGCAGTATCGCTTTATTGCGACTAGCGCCGGCGCGCTTCTGCTGTTGGGAATTGTTGTGATGCATGGGCAGGCCAAGGTGGTCACTGCGTCGAGTGCGACGCGTTCCGCGAAAGATCCTGCTGCGGGATCACTCGACGAGTACCTGCGAAGGGTGCACGCGGAATCGATGGCGAACCAACCTGCAGCTGGAGCGATCTGGACAGATGGCAGCCGATTCTCGAGGCTTTCCGCCGATGTGCGCGCGCTTCAGCCGCACGATCTGGTGCAGGTAGTGGTTTCGGAAGGCTTGCAATCGTCAACCGACGGGACTGTGAAAGGAAGCCGTTCTTCCTCGGCAAGTTCAGCGGTGTCGGCTCTCTTTCAAAAACTCTCTGCTGCTTCGGCAGCGCAGAATCTCATCAACATGAACGCGCAGTCCGCGTTGAATGCCCAAGGGCAAAGCGAGAACAACTCCTCATTAAGCACGGTGCTCGGCGGCGAGGTGATAGAAGTGCTGCCGAATGGGATGTTGTTAATCGAGGCAGCGCGCCAGGTGGAGTTTAGCCAGCAGACTCAGACGGTTGTCTTGCGTGGGCTGGTGCGACCAGAGGATATCTCGCAGGCGAATCGTGTTCTTTCCACTTCCATCAGCGATTTAACGTTGCAGGTGCGCGGCCATGGCATCGTTACGGATTACACGCATCGGCCCAACGTGCTGGTGCGACTACTGCAACATGCACTCATCTTTTGA
- the flgG gene encoding flagellar basal-body rod protein FlgG yields the protein MIRALYTAASGMSAQQANLDTVANNLANSSTTGFRRRNLQFEDMMYQNLVTPGAAQTTSTTQAGLQIGLGTHAVSTEVVNTQGDFNQTGNQLDLAISGAGFFQVTRPDGTTAYTRDGSFHLNSSGQMTDANGELLLPSITIPTNATNVSISQYGVVTATIPGQTTAATLGQIQLATFANPGGLSSVGGNLLLATSASGTPIVDNPGGSTGLGTLQQGYLEASNVDVVEEFVQMVLAQRAYESNSKVIKTADDMYSQVNNMVR from the coding sequence ATGATTCGTGCACTGTACACAGCCGCCAGTGGAATGAGCGCACAGCAGGCAAACCTGGATACGGTTGCTAACAATCTGGCGAACTCATCGACGACGGGCTTTCGTCGTCGGAATCTTCAGTTCGAAGACATGATGTACCAGAATCTTGTAACGCCTGGAGCAGCGCAGACGACAAGCACAACGCAGGCGGGATTGCAGATTGGGCTTGGGACCCATGCGGTGTCAACGGAAGTCGTAAACACGCAAGGAGACTTTAACCAGACGGGGAACCAGCTCGACCTTGCGATCAGCGGAGCCGGGTTCTTCCAGGTGACGCGGCCGGATGGCACCACGGCATATACGCGCGATGGAAGCTTCCATCTGAATTCATCGGGGCAAATGACGGATGCGAATGGTGAGCTTCTGTTGCCGTCCATCACGATTCCGACGAATGCAACCAATGTCAGCATCTCGCAATACGGAGTGGTAACGGCAACGATTCCGGGACAGACAACTGCGGCGACACTTGGACAGATTCAGTTGGCGACATTCGCGAATCCAGGGGGGCTGAGTTCCGTTGGTGGCAATTTGCTTCTTGCGACAAGTGCTTCGGGAACTCCCATTGTTGACAACCCTGGAGGTAGTACAGGATTGGGTACGCTGCAGCAGGGTTATCTGGAAGCGAGCAACGTCGATGTTGTGGAAGAGTTCGTGCAGATGGTGCTGGCACAGCGCGCCTACGAGAGCAATTCGAAGGTGATTAAGACCGCGGACGATATGTACTCGCAGGTCAATAACATGGTGCGCTGA
- a CDS encoding flagellar hook-basal body protein: MIASSIGMDSGLYAAYTGLLARTQALETAANNLANTNTNGFRAQQNYFRGVFAAYSPEAKSDGLSSAVNQYSMLGGTRLNLAQGQLTTTGNPLDIALNGSGFFQIKTAYGTQLTRDGSFLCAAEGTLTTQQGEPVLNASGAPIVLPTGDVHVGSNGDISVSAADGGSAIVGKLGIVNYDAADLAATGSNRFVSRDGAKATAADAEVREGALEGGNEDAVQGTMQLMLIQRQAEMMQKALNVFHNEFDKTAAEELGRV; encoded by the coding sequence ATGATTGCATCGTCCATAGGCATGGACAGTGGACTTTATGCGGCATACACCGGATTGCTGGCTCGCACACAGGCCCTGGAAACTGCCGCCAATAATCTTGCGAATACCAATACCAATGGTTTTCGCGCGCAGCAGAACTACTTTCGTGGTGTTTTCGCGGCTTATAGCCCTGAGGCTAAAAGTGACGGGTTGAGCAGCGCTGTGAATCAGTACTCGATGCTCGGGGGAACCCGGCTGAATCTGGCGCAGGGGCAACTTACGACGACGGGTAATCCTTTGGATATCGCGTTGAACGGAAGCGGTTTTTTTCAGATCAAGACCGCGTACGGCACGCAACTGACAAGGGATGGTTCCTTTCTCTGCGCAGCCGAAGGAACGCTGACAACGCAACAGGGCGAGCCTGTCCTGAATGCTTCCGGTGCACCGATTGTTTTACCGACTGGTGACGTCCATGTTGGCAGCAACGGGGACATTTCTGTAAGTGCAGCGGATGGTGGCAGTGCCATTGTCGGGAAGTTAGGCATTGTGAACTACGACGCAGCCGATCTGGCGGCTACGGGCTCGAATCGCTTTGTGAGCCGGGATGGCGCAAAGGCAACGGCCGCCGATGCAGAGGTGCGTGAGGGTGCATTGGAAGGCGGGAACGAAGATGCCGTGCAAGGAACGATGCAGCTGATGCTGATCCAGCGTCAGGCGGAAATGATGCAGAAGGCATTGAATGTCTTTCACAACGAGTTTGACAAGACCGCAGCGGAAGAGCTGGGCCGGGTCTAG
- a CDS encoding FliM/FliN family flagellar motor switch protein, whose amino-acid sequence MTDMYGGSNAATERELKEPTVESLLTSDGDAFLDIEMEARIQFGSREMLLSEVLELNAGDVLELDRLVSDPVDLLVGDRIVARGEVVVVGGNFALQVTEVAVPRLRLESVRCLH is encoded by the coding sequence ATGACCGACATGTATGGCGGTAGCAATGCCGCAACGGAGCGAGAGCTTAAAGAACCTACCGTGGAATCGCTGTTGACAAGCGATGGCGATGCCTTTCTGGACATTGAGATGGAGGCACGTATTCAGTTCGGTAGTCGCGAGATGTTGCTTTCCGAAGTTCTGGAATTGAACGCCGGCGACGTGCTGGAGCTGGATCGGCTGGTGTCTGATCCGGTTGATCTTCTGGTCGGCGACAGAATCGTTGCACGTGGCGAAGTTGTGGTAGTGGGCGGCAATTTTGCCTTGCAAGTGACAGAAGTAGCGGTGCCTCGCCTGCGATTGGAGAGTGTTAGATGTCTACACTAA
- a CDS encoding flagellar motor switch protein FliM, whose product MGAESVSAADATAFNFSRAGLVANDQLRTLRTLDEQFARNLTHTLGAWLRTNISITPQPASQMIFSQFMEQTSTGCFVLPLHMEPLRVRAALSLDIQLAPAIIDLLLGGSGKTVRIDRDLTEIEEAVLGSVLDIVLREWTGAWGAMGVEFLAEPRERESRGQRLMLLQEKVLFVRFSITLAEVTGDLLFCLPSAAVTSTMKAMSHRQDRQRLRTPEERANMEQRLGNAKLRMALHLPPMRLYAQDLRALRPGITLPLPLQNGMAAELRVGNATIFRGRPVRYGEHRGAQLLHLVETHSAEGGRE is encoded by the coding sequence ATGGGCGCTGAGTCTGTATCGGCGGCCGACGCTACAGCGTTCAATTTCAGTCGTGCCGGGTTAGTCGCCAATGATCAACTGCGCACACTGCGCACGTTGGACGAACAGTTTGCTCGTAACCTGACACATACGCTCGGAGCATGGCTACGAACGAACATTAGCATCACGCCTCAGCCAGCGTCGCAAATGATCTTTAGTCAGTTCATGGAGCAGACGTCGACTGGATGTTTTGTTCTTCCACTTCACATGGAGCCTCTGCGTGTGCGTGCAGCGCTCTCGCTGGATATTCAACTTGCGCCTGCCATCATCGATCTTCTTTTGGGAGGCAGTGGTAAGACGGTTCGCATTGACCGCGACCTTACTGAGATCGAAGAAGCGGTGCTTGGTTCGGTTCTGGATATTGTGTTGCGGGAATGGACTGGCGCATGGGGAGCGATGGGTGTGGAGTTTCTTGCAGAACCACGCGAACGCGAGAGCCGCGGACAGCGGTTGATGCTATTGCAGGAAAAAGTACTGTTTGTGCGATTCAGCATCACGCTTGCAGAAGTTACGGGCGATCTGTTGTTTTGTCTTCCTTCGGCTGCAGTCACTTCCACGATGAAAGCTATGTCCCATCGGCAGGATCGACAGCGCCTGCGGACCCCGGAAGAGCGAGCCAACATGGAGCAGCGTCTTGGCAATGCGAAGCTGCGGATGGCATTGCATCTGCCTCCGATGCGGCTTTACGCCCAGGATCTTCGGGCGCTAAGGCCAGGAATCACGCTGCCACTGCCTTTGCAGAATGGAATGGCAGCGGAATTACGGGTAGGTAACGCAACTATCTTTCGTGGTCGTCCTGTGCGGTATGGCGAACATCGCGGCGCCCAGTTGCTGCACCTGGTGGAAACACACAGCGCGGAGGGAGGAAGGGAATGA